In Gloeocapsa sp. PCC 73106, the genomic stretch TATGTCATCATTTTTGCTAGTTCGTTTTTACTGTTGCGCAGTATTGTTAGTCTAGTTAGAGAGGTAGAGCGCTTTTTTTATCCTCACTATCGTCAACAATTAATTACCAATCCTATTTATATCACTGGCAATCCCCGCAGTGGTACTACTTTTTTGCATAGATTACTCTGTGAAGATCCCCAGTTTACCTATACTAAGCTCTATCACACTATTTTTCCTTCTATTAGTTTTTATTATCTCTTCGACAAGTTAGAAAAATTAAATCATCGCTTCAATGGTCTATTTACCCCTATAGTTAATTCTTTAGAGCAAAAAGGTTTCAAGGGTTGGGAAAAAATCCACACCACCAAGCTCAATGAAGCCGAAGAGGACGAGCAATTCTTTGTGTTTACGATGTTGTCTCCGGTAATTACCCTCTTGTTTCCCTTTTATGAAGAGTTGACAGAATGTTGTTGGGTAGATAAGCTACCTCTGTCTACCCGGGAAGATTTGATGTCACACTACCGGGATTGTCTGCAGAGACATCTCTATGGGATGGGGGGCGATCGCACTCTACTCACTAAGAATACTACTTGCACTGGACGATTGGAAGCGATGATCGCCACGTTTCCAGATTTAAAGATAATTCACATTATTCGTCATCCCTACGAGTCGATTCCCTCTCTATTGAGTATGTATAACGCGTCTTGGCGCAGTTTCGTCCCACAAACGCATCATAGTAGTGATGCTAGTAAAGCTCTAGCCCAATTATACGCGGACTATTATCGTCAAAGGTTACGGATTTTTCAAGAACTAAGTCAACATCATAGCGATCGCTTGCTCGAAATAAGATATGAAGATTTAATTGCGGATCCCTTGGTGATAATTAAGCAAATTTACGCCCAATTTCAAATCCCTTTGACTGAACAAACCCTGAGCAACTTTCAAACCCAAATTAAAGCCGCACAAACCAATTATCGCAGTAAACACTACTATTCTCTGGAACAGTTTGGCTTAAGCAAGGAAATGATTTATGCTTCGATGAAGGATGTTTTCGATTATTATCAGTTTCAACCTTAATTATGACTAAACCTGGTTATCGTCCTCAAGCTAGCGATACTAGTATTGAAACCGATCAAGAAACGATCGCACGTGCTGATCTTATCGTCGCAGGTAGCAGTGATTTTGAACAAGGGCAATTTAGTCGAAGACGGGCGATCGCCATCTCCGGGAAAGGGACTCTCTACCTAGCTTCTCCCGAAGATCTTATCCTCAACAAACTAATCTGGGGTGCTCAAAGCGAGTCAGAAAAGCAACGGCGGGATGTTCTAGGTATCCTGAAAATACAAACTCAAACTCTTGATTTTAACTACTTGCAACAGCAAGCTGCCGTTTTAAAACTAACGCCTACCCTAACCCAAGCTATGATAGAAGCTGGAATTTAAAACTGCTATTGTTTCAAATACTGACCCCAAGTTGCAGCGGCTTGATAGCTACCTCCCCAAGTGGGTTTACTGTCATCATTACCCAGCCAAATACCCGTGACTAGGGTGGGTTGGGGGAGATAACCGATATACCAGAGGTCGACGTTGTTATCGGTTGTACCTGTTTTACCTCCTTCGCCTCTACCTAAGTAAGCCGCCCTACCTGTACCCTCGGTGACTACACCTTGCATGAGTTGAGTTAGGGTATTGGCGATCGCAGAACTAATGGCAACTTTACTGATATCGGGTTGTTCTGCAAACGCATAAATTTCTCTGCAGGTTTGGGGATTTCCCAAGTCTGTGCAGTCGTTGCCATCAAGAATGCGTTGAATACCGTGGGGGAGATGCCAGATGCCTTTATTAGCGATCGCCCCATAAGCACCGGTCATTTCTAATAGATTTACCTCGCTTTCTCCCAAAACTAAGCCAGGGGATGCTTTAAGGGGTGATTTTATTCCCAATTGGCGCGCCATGGCGATAACTGCTTCTAAACCGGTGGTTTGGGCGATGCGAATAGCTACAGCGTTCTCTGATTGAGCTAAAGATGTATACATATTAATATATCCTTCACTGCGTTCACATCCTCTGTAACGTTGACCTTGCCAAGTGACTGGTGCACAGGAAAAAGTTTGATAGGGGGACACTCCCTGGGCTATAGCTGCGGCGTAGGCGAAGATTTTG encodes the following:
- a CDS encoding sulfotransferase, yielding MYFNHQLFWKAVKTSFSPQYFHPLHAFYVIIFASSFLLLRSIVSLVREVERFFYPHYRQQLITNPIYITGNPRSGTTFLHRLLCEDPQFTYTKLYHTIFPSISFYYLFDKLEKLNHRFNGLFTPIVNSLEQKGFKGWEKIHTTKLNEAEEDEQFFVFTMLSPVITLLFPFYEELTECCWVDKLPLSTREDLMSHYRDCLQRHLYGMGGDRTLLTKNTTCTGRLEAMIATFPDLKIIHIIRHPYESIPSLLSMYNASWRSFVPQTHHSSDASKALAQLYADYYRQRLRIFQELSQHHSDRLLEIRYEDLIADPLVIIKQIYAQFQIPLTEQTLSNFQTQIKAAQTNYRSKHYYSLEQFGLSKEMIYASMKDVFDYYQFQP